A genomic window from Arthrobacter sp. FW305-BF8 includes:
- a CDS encoding trehalase-like domain-containing protein, with protein sequence MLTPLNQSVADSALLTRSLPLGLLRSFVYSDAAGDGLTPSLLAELKVLARVPGLLVACNYGGTLCDAEGISTETLPLGSAAIALRALAALPNTHAAVISGRSLRDLAAVSRLPAEVHLIGSHGAKADMEFAHVQPLATEAVLQKVSAALNEAVGFQKGVWLERKPVAVSVHTRPAAAEVVAAVTATARDIAREHGLFFIVDGSVLDLSVVEPCKADALENLRSRLGASAAMYAGDAHSDELAIATLRGPDMGLRVGPGETRAAHRLPDPGSFARVLAILFELRRAWLFGEDAVGLERHSMIGNGSSTALVTPDAKICWMSHPLPDSGSLFAHILGGDAAGHFSIEPVKASQVLGQRYVDSTMIVETRWTDVTVTDYLEPAPDGITSLVRVLSGTGAARIVFAPRPDYANAPFSMEVRGEELHVVGTSDPITLLAPGVRFAVTSDGRHATATAAVNLQDGPVVLNLRCGDTEPRPADPGGEMERRAGVALSSRSWVQSLEVPTVKPSLVRRSALVLRALVHEPTGAVLAAPTTSLPEGIGGTRNWDYRYCWLRDGSMTVNALADLGSTQEAAGFLGWLGRILKHAPGPEWLRPLYSVTGAPLSTEAVIDSLPGYAGSRPVRIGNAADHQVQLDVFGPIAELIHALSVREEALKDDHWELMVQMASAVLARWQEPDHGIWEARRAPRHHVYTKVMCWVTLDRALRAAARHGRTPDPVWEPTATVIRDEVLREGWDDSASSYTVAYDSPDLDAAVLHIGLSGLLDVTDQRYLDTVRAVERELRVGPTVFRYKYDDGLPGLEGGFHICTTWLIEAYLAVGRIEEAWDLFDQLVNLFGPTGLLPEEYDPGTETHLGNHPQAYSHLGFIRCARLLANHQDGPETRKH encoded by the coding sequence ATGCTAACGCCGTTGAACCAAAGCGTGGCGGATTCCGCGCTGCTTACCCGGTCCCTTCCACTGGGGTTGCTCCGTTCCTTCGTCTATTCGGACGCGGCCGGCGATGGGCTGACGCCCTCCCTGCTGGCTGAACTTAAAGTCCTCGCAAGGGTCCCTGGGTTGCTGGTGGCCTGCAATTATGGCGGAACGTTGTGCGATGCGGAGGGCATCTCCACCGAGACCCTGCCGCTGGGCAGCGCGGCAATTGCCCTCCGTGCCCTGGCCGCGCTGCCGAACACCCATGCCGCCGTCATCTCGGGGCGCTCCCTCCGCGATCTGGCCGCCGTGTCCCGATTGCCGGCGGAAGTGCACCTGATTGGCTCGCACGGTGCTAAGGCGGACATGGAGTTCGCGCACGTACAGCCACTGGCAACGGAAGCGGTACTGCAGAAGGTCAGCGCGGCACTCAACGAAGCGGTGGGATTTCAGAAAGGCGTCTGGCTTGAGCGGAAACCCGTGGCGGTGTCCGTCCACACCCGGCCGGCCGCGGCAGAGGTGGTGGCGGCAGTAACTGCCACCGCACGGGACATCGCACGTGAGCACGGGCTGTTCTTCATAGTGGATGGGTCTGTCCTGGATCTGTCCGTGGTGGAACCGTGCAAAGCTGATGCCCTGGAAAACCTCCGGTCCAGGCTGGGCGCCAGCGCCGCCATGTATGCCGGGGACGCACACAGCGACGAACTTGCGATCGCCACCTTGCGGGGCCCGGACATGGGGCTGCGCGTCGGCCCCGGGGAAACACGTGCCGCGCACAGGCTGCCCGATCCTGGATCCTTCGCCAGGGTCCTTGCCATCCTGTTTGAGCTGCGGCGGGCATGGCTCTTCGGCGAGGATGCTGTAGGGCTGGAGCGGCACTCGATGATCGGCAACGGCTCCTCAACGGCTCTGGTTACCCCGGACGCCAAAATCTGCTGGATGAGCCACCCCCTGCCGGACTCCGGCTCCCTGTTTGCCCACATTCTGGGCGGCGACGCGGCGGGTCACTTTTCGATAGAGCCCGTTAAGGCCTCCCAGGTGCTGGGCCAACGGTACGTGGACAGCACCATGATCGTGGAGACGCGATGGACAGACGTCACGGTCACGGACTACCTCGAACCCGCTCCGGACGGAATCACGAGCCTTGTCCGGGTGCTGTCCGGAACCGGCGCGGCAAGGATCGTGTTTGCGCCCCGCCCGGACTACGCCAACGCGCCATTCAGCATGGAGGTCCGCGGCGAGGAGCTGCACGTGGTGGGAACATCCGATCCCATCACCCTTCTCGCGCCCGGCGTGAGGTTCGCAGTCACTTCCGATGGGCGGCATGCCACCGCCACGGCTGCAGTCAACCTGCAGGACGGGCCCGTAGTGCTCAACCTGCGCTGCGGCGACACCGAGCCGCGGCCAGCGGACCCCGGTGGCGAAATGGAGCGGCGGGCCGGCGTCGCCCTCTCCTCCCGCAGCTGGGTGCAGAGCCTGGAAGTGCCTACGGTCAAGCCCTCCCTAGTCCGCCGGTCCGCACTGGTGCTCCGCGCCTTGGTCCACGAACCCACCGGCGCAGTGCTGGCCGCACCTACTACCTCGTTGCCCGAAGGCATCGGTGGGACCCGCAACTGGGACTACCGCTACTGCTGGTTGCGTGACGGCTCCATGACCGTCAACGCGCTGGCGGACCTGGGTTCCACGCAGGAAGCGGCCGGATTCCTGGGTTGGCTGGGTCGGATCCTGAAGCACGCCCCGGGCCCGGAGTGGCTGCGTCCGCTCTACTCCGTCACGGGGGCCCCGCTCTCCACGGAAGCCGTGATCGACAGCCTCCCCGGTTATGCCGGCTCCCGGCCCGTCCGGATCGGTAACGCCGCGGACCACCAGGTCCAACTGGACGTCTTCGGCCCGATCGCGGAACTCATCCACGCCCTCAGCGTCAGGGAAGAGGCGCTCAAGGACGACCATTGGGAGCTGATGGTTCAGATGGCCTCGGCGGTGCTTGCCCGCTGGCAGGAGCCGGACCACGGCATTTGGGAGGCCCGGCGTGCACCCCGGCACCACGTCTACACCAAGGTAATGTGCTGGGTAACTCTTGACCGGGCGCTGCGGGCTGCTGCCCGCCACGGACGCACCCCTGACCCTGTCTGGGAACCCACGGCCACCGTCATCCGGGACGAGGTGCTGCGTGAAGGCTGGGATGACTCGGCCTCCTCGTACACCGTGGCTTACGACAGCCCGGATCTGGACGCCGCGGTGCTGCACATCGGACTGTCCGGCCTGCTGGACGTCACCGACCAGCGCTACCTGGATACCGTCCGGGCGGTGGAGCGGGAACTTCGGGTGGGACCCACGGTTTTCCGGTACAAGTACGACGACGGCCTGCCGGGCCTGGAGGGCGGTTTCCACATCTGCACCACCTGGCTGATTGAGGCATACCTTGCGGTGGGCAGGATCGAGGAGGCCTGGGACCTGTTCGACCAGTTGGTGAACCTCTTTGGGCCAACAGGACTATTGCCCGAAGAGTACGATCCGGGCACCGAAACCCATTTGGGGAACCATCCGCAGGCGTACTCGCACCTCGGCTTCATCCGTTGCGCCCGGCTGCTTGCTAACCACCAGGACGGCCCGGAAACGCGAAAGCATTAG
- a CDS encoding zinc-dependent alcohol dehydrogenase yields the protein MRAMVYRGPYKVRVEEKDIPKIEHPNDAIVRVSRGAICGSDLHLYHGMMPDTRVGMTFGHEFVGTVHEVGSSVQNVSVGDRVMVPFNVYCGSCYFCARGLYSNCHNVNPNATAVGGIYGYSHTCGGYDGGQAEFVRVPFADVGPSKIPDWMDEEDAVLLTDACPTGYFGAQLGDIVEGDTVVVFGAGPVGLFAAKSAWLMGAGRVIVIDHLEYRLEKARTFAHAETYNFAEYDDIVVHLKKETDYLGADVVIDAVGAEADGNFLQHVTSSKFKLQGGSPVALNWAIDSVRKGGTVSVVGAYGPIFSAVKFGDAMNKGLTLRMNQCPVKRQWPRLFEHIRNGYLKPSDIVTHRIPLEHIAEGYHIFSAKLDNIIKPLVVASQS from the coding sequence ATGCGGGCAATGGTTTACCGCGGACCGTACAAAGTACGGGTCGAAGAAAAAGACATTCCGAAGATCGAGCACCCGAACGACGCGATCGTCCGGGTCAGCAGGGGCGCTATTTGCGGGTCCGACCTGCACCTGTACCACGGCATGATGCCGGACACCCGGGTGGGAATGACGTTCGGGCACGAGTTCGTGGGCACCGTGCATGAAGTGGGATCCTCGGTGCAGAACGTGTCCGTGGGCGACCGGGTGATGGTGCCGTTCAACGTGTACTGCGGTTCCTGCTACTTCTGTGCCCGTGGCCTGTACTCCAACTGCCACAACGTGAACCCGAACGCGACGGCGGTGGGCGGCATCTACGGCTACTCCCACACCTGCGGGGGTTACGACGGCGGCCAGGCAGAATTCGTCCGTGTCCCCTTCGCGGACGTGGGGCCTTCGAAGATTCCGGACTGGATGGACGAGGAGGACGCGGTGCTGCTCACCGACGCTTGCCCCACCGGCTACTTCGGCGCCCAGCTGGGCGACATCGTGGAGGGCGACACCGTGGTGGTGTTCGGTGCAGGCCCGGTGGGGCTTTTCGCCGCCAAGTCCGCCTGGCTGATGGGGGCAGGCCGCGTGATCGTGATAGACCATCTGGAGTACCGGCTGGAAAAAGCACGGACCTTCGCCCACGCCGAAACATACAACTTCGCCGAGTACGACGACATCGTGGTGCACCTGAAGAAGGAGACCGACTACCTGGGCGCCGACGTCGTCATTGACGCCGTGGGGGCCGAAGCGGACGGCAACTTCCTCCAGCACGTCACAAGCAGCAAGTTCAAACTGCAGGGCGGCTCCCCCGTCGCCCTGAACTGGGCCATCGATTCCGTCCGCAAAGGCGGAACGGTGTCCGTGGTGGGCGCGTACGGGCCGATCTTCAGCGCCGTGAAGTTCGGCGACGCCATGAACAAGGGCCTGACCCTGCGGATGAACCAGTGCCCGGTCAAACGCCAATGGCCCCGGCTCTTCGAGCACATCCGCAATGGCTACCTCAAACCCAGCGACATCGTCACCCACCGGATCCCGCTGGAACACATCGCCGAGGGCTACCACATCTTCTCCGCCAAACTGGACAACATCATCAAACCGCTCGTAGTCGCCAGCCAGTCCTGA
- a CDS encoding HpcH/HpaI aldolase family protein: protein MHDNPVKVALRSGATTTGTWLTLGSPAVAEALAHCGFDWLVVDLEHAPNNPASAVEQLRAVDAARANGGRAEAIVRLAENDPVLAKRAMDIGARTLIFPNVNTADEAQEAVRAMRYPQNGNAGVRGVAGLVRAGRYGLDPVYVKNANEQVCTIVQIESRSGVDNAAGICATEGVDCVFLGPSDLAASLGHLGDTWHPEVVEAMRSVVAQAREAGKATGVFANDADDAKLFINWGVTFIGLHSDVRWLCQGAKQEAGRLAAELHAEQAIKVHTAS, encoded by the coding sequence ATGCACGATAACCCCGTCAAGGTGGCTCTGCGCTCCGGCGCCACCACGACCGGAACTTGGTTAACGCTGGGTTCACCTGCGGTGGCCGAGGCCCTGGCCCATTGCGGGTTCGACTGGCTCGTAGTCGACCTTGAGCACGCCCCCAACAATCCCGCCAGCGCTGTGGAACAGTTGAGGGCCGTCGACGCCGCCCGGGCTAACGGCGGCCGTGCCGAGGCAATCGTACGCCTAGCCGAAAACGATCCCGTCCTGGCCAAGCGGGCCATGGACATTGGTGCGCGCACTCTTATCTTCCCCAATGTCAACACCGCGGATGAAGCACAGGAGGCTGTCCGCGCGATGCGTTACCCGCAGAACGGTAACGCTGGCGTGCGGGGCGTGGCAGGATTGGTCCGGGCCGGCCGGTACGGACTTGACCCGGTGTACGTGAAGAACGCCAACGAACAAGTGTGCACCATCGTGCAGATCGAATCCCGATCCGGCGTTGACAACGCTGCGGGCATCTGTGCAACCGAGGGTGTCGACTGCGTTTTCCTGGGCCCGTCCGACCTGGCTGCTTCCCTGGGCCATCTGGGCGACACCTGGCATCCAGAGGTCGTCGAAGCCATGCGGTCGGTTGTGGCCCAGGCACGCGAGGCTGGAAAGGCCACCGGCGTTTTTGCGAACGACGCAGACGATGCCAAGCTGTTCATCAACTGGGGGGTCACTTTCATCGGGCTCCACTCCGACGTTCGCTGGCTATGCCAGGGAGCGAAGCAAGAGGCCGGGCGGCTGGCAGCCGAACTGCACGCAGAGCAGGCAATCAAGGTCCACACCGCCTCATAA
- a CDS encoding zinc-binding dehydrogenase: MNQAGAPLAVVDLDLQAPGPGEVRVRVDAAGICHSDYHYMVQDLACRTPIVLGHEGAGIVQEVGAGVTHVRPGDKVILTWRPSCGRCEYCSSGSPALCRLGAVHATHNELLRGGTRLSHDGKPVHHLMGVSCYAEECVVSGESVIKIPQEVPVAVAAIMGCAVITGMGVVLNGMGAPAGESILIVGAGGVGLSAVIGAAAVGAHPVIVADIDDEKLAKARELGATHTINTREHDLATTVHEITGEGAHWAVEAIGRPQTIREAVLALRPRGTAFVVGLSNAEAEINVPLNQVVQQEKSVRGSLYGSSNLSVQIPQILDMYLAGRLQLDALVGEKFSLAQINEAFDSLANGNIGRSVVLMGSSN; this comes from the coding sequence ATGAACCAAGCAGGCGCACCGCTTGCCGTCGTCGATCTTGATCTGCAGGCGCCTGGTCCGGGCGAAGTCCGGGTGCGCGTTGACGCGGCGGGCATCTGCCACAGTGACTACCACTACATGGTCCAGGACCTGGCGTGCCGGACGCCTATCGTGCTGGGCCACGAGGGCGCGGGCATCGTGCAGGAAGTCGGAGCCGGGGTCACCCATGTCAGGCCGGGCGACAAGGTCATTCTGACCTGGCGGCCAAGTTGCGGCCGGTGCGAGTACTGCAGCAGCGGCTCGCCTGCGCTCTGCCGCCTCGGCGCTGTGCACGCTACCCATAACGAACTGCTGCGCGGCGGAACGCGGCTGTCGCACGACGGAAAGCCCGTACATCACCTGATGGGGGTGTCCTGCTACGCGGAGGAATGCGTCGTATCCGGCGAATCGGTGATCAAGATCCCCCAAGAGGTTCCCGTCGCTGTAGCAGCCATCATGGGATGTGCAGTGATCACAGGGATGGGCGTCGTACTGAACGGAATGGGGGCTCCCGCCGGGGAGTCGATTCTTATCGTCGGAGCCGGCGGAGTGGGGCTTTCGGCAGTCATCGGCGCCGCAGCAGTCGGGGCCCACCCGGTGATCGTTGCCGACATTGACGACGAAAAGCTCGCGAAGGCGCGGGAGCTTGGGGCAACCCACACGATCAACACGCGCGAACACGACCTGGCCACCACTGTGCACGAGATCACTGGCGAAGGAGCCCACTGGGCTGTCGAAGCAATCGGCCGGCCCCAGACCATTCGCGAGGCAGTCCTGGCACTTCGCCCCCGCGGCACGGCTTTCGTGGTGGGACTGTCCAACGCCGAGGCCGAGATCAACGTGCCCCTGAACCAGGTTGTTCAGCAGGAGAAATCGGTGAGGGGGAGCCTGTACGGTTCCTCCAATCTGTCAGTGCAGATCCCTCAGATCCTGGACATGTATTTGGCCGGCCGTTTGCAGCTTGATGCCCTTGTCGGCGAGAAGTTCAGCCTGGCCCAGATCAACGAAGCATTCGACTCGCTGGCCAACGGAAACATCGGTCGTTCGGTGGTCCTGATGGGCAGCAGCAACTAA
- a CDS encoding MFS transporter has protein sequence MSSTVAAPQIVVSDEDRKRALWGSAVGSTIEWYDYFLYGTMSGLVFGPLFFPSNDPTVSQLLALASFALAFLIRPIGGILFSHVGDRIGRKKTLVVTLTLMGVSTVAMGLMPTYSAIGVAAPIILTVLRLLQGLALGGEWGGGLLLAVEYSPKNRRGFFGAVPQTGAMLGLALGNMITLAAGAVFSDEAFLAYGWRIPFLLSVVLLAVGLWIRHKVDETPSFRMVKAAGATKQVPLVDTLKHHWREVLIATGAKIVETSTFFMFATFTVSYAMTLGYKREAVLSVLLVCAVIGVFSMVKFGALSDRIGRKKVFLWGTVALMVFILPYLWMLNQKSLPFLAVALFVGFAVIWPTYGSLIGTVIAESFSPDIRYTGASLGYQLGAAIAGGPAPLIATALLAAFGGSYLPVGLFIILCGAISLVAVLFAKEKSNQEID, from the coding sequence ATGTCATCAACTGTCGCAGCGCCACAGATCGTGGTCTCCGACGAGGATCGGAAGCGCGCCCTGTGGGGCAGCGCAGTCGGTAGCACAATCGAGTGGTACGACTACTTCCTTTATGGCACCATGTCCGGGCTGGTATTCGGCCCGTTGTTCTTCCCGTCCAACGATCCGACCGTCAGCCAGCTCTTGGCCTTGGCGTCCTTCGCCCTGGCCTTCTTGATCCGTCCGATCGGCGGCATTCTGTTCAGCCATGTCGGAGACCGGATCGGCCGGAAGAAAACACTGGTCGTCACGCTGACCCTGATGGGCGTCTCTACTGTCGCGATGGGTTTGATGCCCACCTATTCAGCTATCGGCGTCGCGGCTCCCATCATTCTGACTGTGCTCCGCCTGCTCCAGGGCCTTGCCTTGGGCGGCGAATGGGGAGGGGGCCTGCTTCTGGCCGTCGAGTACTCTCCCAAGAACCGGCGCGGATTCTTCGGTGCAGTCCCGCAGACCGGTGCTATGCTCGGGCTCGCTCTGGGCAACATGATCACCTTGGCCGCGGGCGCGGTCTTCTCGGACGAAGCGTTCCTGGCCTACGGGTGGCGGATCCCGTTCCTTCTGTCGGTTGTCCTGTTGGCTGTCGGCCTTTGGATCCGCCACAAGGTCGACGAGACACCATCATTCCGGATGGTGAAAGCCGCGGGAGCGACGAAACAGGTTCCCCTCGTCGACACCCTGAAGCACCACTGGCGTGAAGTCCTTATCGCAACGGGCGCCAAGATCGTTGAGACCTCGACGTTCTTCATGTTCGCGACGTTCACCGTCTCCTACGCCATGACCTTGGGGTACAAGCGCGAAGCCGTACTCTCGGTGCTGCTGGTCTGCGCCGTGATCGGCGTGTTCTCAATGGTCAAGTTTGGTGCGCTCTCGGACCGGATCGGCCGGAAAAAGGTTTTCCTCTGGGGCACCGTGGCCCTGATGGTGTTTATCCTCCCGTACCTTTGGATGCTCAACCAGAAGTCCCTGCCGTTCCTTGCCGTTGCGCTTTTCGTCGGGTTTGCCGTCATCTGGCCCACCTATGGGTCACTGATCGGCACCGTGATCGCAGAGAGCTTCTCCCCGGACATCCGCTACACAGGTGCTTCCCTGGGTTACCAGCTGGGAGCAGCTATCGCGGGCGGGCCCGCTCCGCTGATCGCCACAGCACTCCTCGCAGCCTTCGGCGGCAGCTATCTTCCGGTGGGCCTTTTCATCATCCTCTGCGGCGCCATCTCACTGGTGGCTGTGTTGTTCGCCAAAGAAAAGAGCAACCAGGAGATCGACTAG
- a CDS encoding aldehyde dehydrogenase (NADP(+)): MTTETIETLSLDEVLSAAETAFESWSGMPSTGRAHHLEAMAAAMETHADELIELAMAETHLPDARLRGELTRTVFQLRLFAEELRIGRFVYARIDHSDPEWPMGAPRPDLRRMLLPLGPVLVFAASNFPFAFSVGGGDTASALAAGCTVIVKAHHGHPKLSARTAAILLRALEVSGAPEGVLALIHGTETGVRALRDPRIQAGAFTGGIPGGRALFDIAQQRDVPIPFYAEMGSNNPVFVTPEAAAERPAAIAEGYLAAVTGSAGQLCTKPGTLFVPAGSQIIEHLHTAELPGATKLLTERIEAGYTREVAELAGHRQVRILNGNIPGEATGPAPLILGTDIAAVLEDPDLFLAERFGPFSLVVEYEDMNQLLEVARRMDGQLTATVQATDQCDVRHLLSVLAGKAGRVLWNGWPTGVSVTHAQQHGGPYPASTAVQTTSVGTAAIQRFLRPVALQGFPDHVLPAELQDSNPLGIPRHLG, encoded by the coding sequence ATGACTACCGAAACCATTGAAACCCTGAGCCTGGACGAAGTCCTGAGCGCGGCCGAAACGGCCTTCGAGAGCTGGTCCGGGATGCCCTCCACTGGCCGTGCCCACCACCTTGAGGCGATGGCTGCAGCCATGGAGACGCACGCCGACGAGCTCATCGAACTTGCCATGGCAGAGACGCATCTGCCCGATGCGCGGCTGCGGGGAGAATTGACGCGGACCGTTTTTCAGCTGCGCCTCTTCGCCGAGGAACTAAGGATCGGCCGCTTCGTCTACGCACGCATAGACCACTCCGATCCCGAATGGCCCATGGGTGCACCACGCCCCGATCTTCGACGGATGCTGCTCCCGCTGGGGCCGGTGCTGGTCTTCGCCGCCAGCAACTTCCCCTTTGCCTTTTCCGTCGGTGGCGGCGACACCGCTTCAGCCCTGGCGGCAGGCTGCACCGTCATCGTCAAGGCGCACCACGGACATCCGAAGCTCTCTGCGCGCACCGCCGCGATTCTCCTCAGGGCCTTGGAAGTGTCCGGGGCACCTGAAGGCGTGCTGGCCCTGATCCACGGAACAGAAACCGGCGTCCGGGCCCTGAGAGATCCCAGGATCCAGGCAGGCGCCTTCACCGGAGGAATCCCCGGCGGGCGGGCACTGTTCGACATCGCCCAACAACGGGATGTTCCGATTCCGTTTTACGCCGAGATGGGCAGCAACAACCCGGTTTTTGTTACCCCCGAGGCGGCAGCAGAACGTCCGGCTGCCATCGCTGAGGGATACCTGGCCGCAGTGACCGGCAGCGCCGGCCAACTATGCACCAAGCCGGGAACCCTCTTTGTTCCGGCCGGAAGCCAGATCATCGAACACCTGCACACCGCGGAACTGCCGGGCGCCACAAAGCTCCTGACCGAACGGATAGAAGCGGGTTACACCCGGGAAGTTGCCGAGCTCGCAGGCCACCGGCAGGTCCGGATCCTGAACGGGAACATTCCCGGCGAGGCCACCGGCCCGGCGCCACTGATCCTGGGCACCGACATCGCAGCAGTCCTCGAGGATCCGGACCTGTTCCTGGCCGAGCGGTTCGGGCCCTTCTCCCTGGTGGTTGAGTACGAGGACATGAACCAGCTGCTGGAGGTTGCCCGGAGGATGGACGGCCAACTCACCGCGACGGTACAGGCCACAGACCAGTGCGACGTCCGCCACCTGCTCAGTGTTCTGGCCGGCAAGGCGGGACGCGTCCTGTGGAACGGCTGGCCCACAGGCGTCTCCGTAACACATGCCCAGCAGCACGGCGGACCATACCCGGCGAGCACTGCCGTCCAAACCACATCTGTCGGGACGGCAGCGATTCAACGGTTCCTGCGCCCGGTGGCACTGCAGGGGTTCCCCGACCATGTCCTCCCCGCGGAGTTGCAGGACAGCAACCCGCTAGGGATTCCGCGGCACCTAGGATAA
- a CDS encoding aspartate/glutamate racemase family protein: MRVGLIRVLTTSDRRLLHAHGRLLQETFGFTVTSRCIPGQPSGVYDEASLMAAAPKVVELAREMAEEADALIVSCASEPGLAEARALVGIPVIGAGSAAAAAALTFGGRVGVLGLRHQVPGPVSEYLGERMVLIDGPESVETPDAFLMPTGIFDSLTAAQMLIDAGADVIVQASTGLSSIGMAEVLRRKLRVPVIDAVTAAGSMLASALAARELQKI; this comes from the coding sequence ATGCGCGTAGGACTTATTCGGGTGCTGACGACCTCGGACCGGCGCCTGCTTCATGCCCATGGGAGGCTGCTGCAGGAGACGTTCGGTTTCACTGTCACCTCCCGCTGCATTCCGGGCCAGCCCTCCGGGGTGTACGACGAAGCGTCACTCATGGCCGCCGCGCCGAAGGTGGTCGAGCTGGCAAGAGAAATGGCCGAAGAGGCCGATGCGCTGATCGTCAGCTGCGCCTCGGAGCCCGGTCTGGCAGAAGCTCGCGCCCTGGTGGGCATCCCCGTCATCGGTGCAGGCTCCGCGGCTGCTGCCGCGGCCCTGACCTTTGGCGGCAGGGTCGGCGTCCTGGGGCTCAGGCACCAGGTGCCAGGACCGGTTTCTGAATACCTCGGTGAACGGATGGTCCTCATCGACGGTCCCGAAAGTGTCGAGACGCCCGACGCGTTTCTGATGCCCACGGGCATCTTCGACTCTCTCACCGCTGCCCAGATGCTCATCGATGCCGGTGCTGACGTCATCGTTCAGGCGAGCACCGGACTGAGCAGCATCGGCATGGCCGAGGTTCTCCGCCGCAAACTTCGGGTCCCCGTCATTGACGCCGTCACCGCGGCCGGATCCATGCTCGCCTCGGCCCTCGCAGCCCGGGAGCTGCAAAAAATTTGA
- a CDS encoding glutathione-independent formaldehyde dehydrogenase — MKAVVYKGPNDVSVEDVPDAKIEHPADVLVRITAANICGSDLHMYEGRTSFEPGRTFGHENLGEVVETGPAVSKVQVGERVVLPFNIACGFCKNCDRGFTNYCLTMQPEPQLAGAAYGFADMGPYQGGQAEYLRVPYGDFNCLRLGEDSVEKELDYVMLADIFPTGWHATELAGVYPGDSVVIYGAGPVGLMAAYSAVIKGAGKVMVVDRQSDRLKLAEQIGAIAVNDSEVDPVEFVKDQTMGFGADRGCECVGYQAHDPGGNEHPNLTLNRLVDSVRFVGGLGVVGVFLPQDPGAPDKLAQQGQVAFDYGNYWFKGQTMGSGQCPVKKYNRALRDLIAGGKASPSFIVSHELPLDQAPEGYRNFDNREDGWTKVVLHPAGT, encoded by the coding sequence GTGAAGGCAGTAGTTTACAAAGGACCGAACGACGTCAGCGTTGAGGACGTACCGGACGCCAAAATCGAGCACCCCGCCGACGTGCTGGTGCGAATAACCGCTGCGAACATCTGCGGCTCGGATCTGCACATGTACGAGGGCCGTACCAGCTTCGAACCCGGACGCACCTTTGGGCACGAGAACCTGGGTGAAGTGGTCGAGACCGGCCCGGCGGTGAGCAAAGTACAGGTAGGCGAACGTGTGGTGCTGCCGTTCAACATCGCCTGTGGATTCTGTAAGAACTGCGACCGGGGCTTCACCAATTACTGCCTGACGATGCAGCCTGAACCACAGCTCGCGGGTGCGGCGTACGGGTTCGCGGACATGGGCCCGTACCAGGGCGGGCAGGCCGAGTATCTGCGCGTGCCGTACGGGGACTTCAATTGCCTGCGCCTGGGCGAGGACTCGGTGGAGAAAGAACTCGACTATGTCATGCTCGCCGATATTTTCCCGACGGGCTGGCATGCCACGGAGCTGGCCGGGGTGTACCCGGGGGACTCCGTCGTCATTTACGGTGCAGGACCGGTCGGGCTCATGGCGGCGTACTCGGCCGTTATCAAAGGGGCCGGCAAAGTCATGGTGGTTGACCGCCAAAGCGACCGCCTGAAGCTGGCGGAGCAAATCGGCGCCATCGCTGTGAATGATTCGGAAGTGGACCCGGTCGAGTTCGTCAAGGACCAGACCATGGGATTCGGCGCCGACCGGGGCTGCGAATGCGTCGGCTACCAGGCTCACGATCCGGGCGGAAACGAACATCCCAACCTGACCCTGAACCGGCTCGTGGACTCAGTCCGGTTCGTCGGCGGCCTGGGCGTGGTCGGCGTGTTCCTGCCCCAGGACCCCGGGGCCCCCGACAAACTCGCCCAACAGGGCCAGGTGGCCTTCGATTACGGAAACTATTGGTTCAAAGGACAGACGATGGGCTCGGGACAGTGCCCGGTCAAGAAGTACAACCGGGCCCTGCGCGATCTGATTGCCGGCGGAAAGGCCAGCCCGTCGTTCATCGTCAGCCACGAACTGCCGCTGGATCAGGCCCCGGAGGGGTACAGGAACTTTGACAACCGCGAAGACGGCTGGACCAAAGTCGTCCTCCACCCGGCCGGCACCTGA